The following coding sequences are from one Epilithonimonas vandammei window:
- the galT gene encoding galactose-1-phosphate uridylyltransferase produces MALIGQKSEHSRRQSQIFFSLKPERGINRVICFSENHSLSLSEMEVDDIKKVVDVWQQQYEELGSEEYINHVQIFENKGRMMGCSNPHPHGQIWAQSSVPSICLKTQENLKKYFIKNGTTLLRDYLTTELKSSERIIWENEEFVALVPFWVVWPYETMIISKRVMGNILQFSNSEKLSLASIIKDLTTMYDNLLEVSFPYSAGIHQSPTDGKSHPEWHFHMHFYPPLLRNAEVKKFMVGYEMLAEAQRDITPEQSAEILKNISAVHYKIGK; encoded by the coding sequence ATGGCTTTGATTGGTCAAAAATCCGAACACTCTCGGAGACAAAGTCAGATTTTTTTTTCATTAAAGCCAGAACGAGGTATCAACAGAGTTATTTGTTTTTCGGAAAACCACAGTCTCAGCTTATCGGAAATGGAAGTGGACGACATCAAAAAAGTTGTCGACGTTTGGCAGCAACAATATGAGGAATTGGGTTCTGAAGAGTACATCAACCACGTTCAGATATTTGAAAACAAAGGACGTATGATGGGCTGCAGTAATCCGCATCCGCACGGACAAATATGGGCACAATCCTCCGTTCCTTCTATTTGTTTGAAAACTCAGGAAAACCTGAAAAAATATTTCATCAAAAACGGAACTACTCTGTTGCGCGATTATTTGACAACAGAATTGAAATCTAGCGAAAGAATCATTTGGGAAAACGAAGAATTTGTAGCATTGGTGCCGTTTTGGGTTGTTTGGCCTTATGAAACAATGATTATAAGCAAAAGAGTGATGGGAAATATATTGCAGTTCTCAAATAGCGAAAAATTATCTTTAGCATCGATAATAAAGGATTTGACAACTATGTATGACAATCTTCTTGAGGTTTCATTTCCTTATTCAGCAGGGATTCATCAATCGCCCACGGATGGAAAATCACATCCCGAATGGCATTTTCATATGCATTTTTATCCACCATTATTAAGAAATGCGGAAGTTAAAAAATTTATGGTAGGATACGAAATGCTTGCTGAAGCGCAACGCGACATCACTCCGGAGCAAAGTGCTGAAATATTGAAAAATATCTCCGCTGTTCATTATAAGATAGGAAAATAA
- a CDS encoding LNS2 domain-containing protein: MELEYIEHLSPMLKGDIKNYLIDIDGTITDDVPNEEPERMVTCEPFPDALATINKWYDEGHQICFFTSRTEDLREITETWLNKHGFKYHSVLLGKPRGGNYHWIDNHLVRATRYKGKFTDLVEKQVTIEVFRD; the protein is encoded by the coding sequence ATGGAATTAGAATATATTGAACATCTGAGCCCAATGCTGAAAGGCGATATCAAGAATTATCTAATCGATATCGATGGAACGATTACAGATGATGTTCCTAACGAAGAACCTGAAAGAATGGTTACTTGCGAGCCGTTTCCCGATGCTTTGGCAACTATTAATAAATGGTATGACGAGGGTCATCAGATTTGTTTCTTCACTTCCAGAACAGAAGATTTGAGAGAAATCACAGAAACTTGGCTGAACAAACACGGGTTCAAATATCACAGCGTTTTGCTGGGAAAACCAAGAGGTGGAAACTATCACTGGATAGACAATCACCTTGTACGCGCAACAAGATACAAAGGAAAATTCACGGATTTGGTTGAAAAACAAGTAACCATAGAGGTTTTCCGTGACTAA
- a CDS encoding D-2-hydroxyacid dehydrogenase yields MKVLANDGLTQSGIDALKENGFEVITDKVAQENLITYINENQVKVLLVRSATKVTKEMVDNCPSLEIIGRGGVGMDNIEVAYAREKGKHVINTPAASSESVAELVFAHLFSGSRFLQDSNRQMPVKGNTEFAKLKKKYEAGIELRGKTIGIVGIGRIGQEVARIALGLGMKVIASDTRIGKASVRVDFYNQQYINVEIETEPLEQLIQHSDFITLHVPAQDGPIIGKAELEKMKTGAAIVNCARGGVIDEEALIEALDSGKLAFAGLDVFENEPTPSEKILTHPKISLTPHTGAATEEAQDRIGTELANQIASILLVN; encoded by the coding sequence ATGAAAGTACTTGCTAATGACGGATTGACACAATCTGGAATCGACGCGCTAAAAGAAAATGGATTCGAGGTAATTACTGATAAAGTGGCCCAGGAAAATCTAATCACTTATATCAACGAAAATCAAGTTAAAGTTCTGCTTGTAAGAAGCGCAACGAAAGTGACGAAGGAAATGGTAGATAATTGCCCAAGTCTGGAAATCATCGGTAGAGGTGGAGTTGGAATGGACAACATCGAAGTGGCATATGCGAGAGAAAAAGGAAAACACGTAATCAATACACCTGCAGCGTCTTCGGAATCTGTTGCGGAATTGGTATTTGCACATCTTTTCTCAGGAAGCAGGTTTTTGCAGGATTCTAACAGACAAATGCCTGTAAAAGGAAATACTGAGTTTGCAAAATTGAAGAAAAAATACGAAGCTGGAATTGAACTGAGAGGAAAAACCATAGGAATCGTAGGAATCGGAAGAATCGGACAGGAAGTTGCTAGAATTGCTCTTGGATTGGGAATGAAAGTGATTGCTTCTGACACGAGAATCGGGAAAGCAAGTGTGCGTGTAGATTTCTACAACCAGCAATATATTAACGTAGAGATAGAAACTGAGCCGCTGGAACAACTGATTCAGCATTCGGATTTTATCACGCTTCACGTTCCTGCTCAGGATGGTCCTATCATCGGAAAAGCAGAATTGGAAAAAATGAAAACTGGCGCAGCTATCGTAAATTGTGCTAGAGGTGGCGTAATTGATGAAGAAGCTTTGATAGAAGCTTTAGATTCTGGAAAATTGGCGTTTGCAGGTCTTGATGTTTTCGAAAACGAACCAACACCGTCTGAAAAAATCCTGACGCATCCAAAAATCTCTTTGACGCCTCACACAGGTGCGGCTACGGAAGAAGCTCAGGACAGAATCGGAACAGAGTTGGCAAATCAGATCGCCAGTATCCTTTTGGTTAATTAA
- a CDS encoding Cof-type HAD-IIB family hydrolase, with protein MKDIKLIVTDMDGTFLNSKHEVGKDFPGIYQELKKRNILFVPASGRQMPGITHYFKDIEEDMGFIAENGGYVVYKNNELFVDKMDYVLVKEIIIAVWNIPGARAVLSARKKAYFESNDNDFKNYFTKYYTENQKVDDLTEEIDDNAFKIAVYHPDSSEAHLYPLLKKFEEANLEVVISGKYWLDIMNKGINKGNAVEKLQNALGISQDETMVFGDYMNDIKMLENSRYSYAMKNAHPLVKKIACFEADSNDEFGVLKTIRKFLDLTS; from the coding sequence ATGAAAGATATAAAACTGATCGTTACCGATATGGATGGCACTTTCCTCAATTCAAAACACGAGGTTGGTAAGGACTTTCCCGGTATCTATCAGGAACTTAAGAAAAGAAATATTCTTTTTGTTCCTGCGAGTGGCAGACAAATGCCGGGAATTACCCATTATTTCAAAGATATAGAAGAAGATATGGGTTTTATTGCAGAAAATGGTGGCTATGTGGTTTATAAAAACAACGAGCTTTTTGTAGACAAAATGGATTATGTACTTGTGAAGGAGATTATCATCGCGGTATGGAATATTCCTGGTGCTAGAGCCGTTCTTTCTGCCCGCAAAAAAGCTTATTTTGAAAGCAATGATAACGATTTTAAAAATTATTTTACCAAATATTATACAGAAAATCAAAAAGTAGATGATCTGACCGAGGAAATAGATGACAATGCTTTCAAAATTGCCGTTTATCATCCGGACAGTTCTGAAGCTCATCTCTATCCTTTGCTAAAAAAATTTGAAGAGGCCAATCTGGAGGTCGTTATATCTGGAAAATACTGGCTGGATATTATGAACAAAGGTATTAACAAAGGCAATGCTGTGGAAAAATTACAAAATGCTCTTGGGATTTCGCAAGACGAGACGATGGTTTTTGGGGATTATATGAATGATATCAAAATGTTGGAAAATTCGAGATATTCATACGCCATGAAGAATGCACATCCCTTGGTAAAGAAAATCGCTTGTTTTGAAGCAGATTCCAATGATGAATTCGGAGTTTTAAAGACTATTAGAAAATTTTTAGATCTAACTTCGTAA
- a CDS encoding asparaginase, protein MKRKVLLIYTGGTIGMEKDYETGSLVPFDFSTIFKRIPEMNLLECEVSVHPFEKPVDSSDMGPNEWRMIAEWIHKNYDAFDGFLILHGTDTMSYTASALSFMLKNLSKPVILTGSQLPIGDLRTDAKENLLTSLYYASLYENDEAVIKEVAVYFEYKLLRGNRSLKYSAEFFDAYQSPNYPILGQSGVHLNIEKDLLWKPKGEFELDTYLNENVLFYRIFPGMNFESLLEFKTPEAIVLQVFGSGTIFNNEKTQNVLQELRSRGIEIVVISQCVSGGISFGKYSNSNIFITIGAISGKDMTAEAAITKVMHILNNPKYDKSFSELFCENISGEVTEDF, encoded by the coding sequence ATGAAAAGAAAAGTCTTACTTATTTACACCGGTGGAACCATCGGGATGGAAAAAGATTATGAAACAGGAAGTCTGGTTCCGTTTGATTTTTCTACTATTTTCAAGAGAATTCCGGAAATGAATCTTCTTGAATGCGAGGTTTCTGTTCATCCTTTTGAAAAACCGGTCGATTCTTCTGATATGGGACCCAATGAATGGCGAATGATAGCGGAATGGATTCATAAAAATTACGACGCTTTTGACGGCTTTCTAATTCTTCACGGAACAGATACGATGTCTTATACAGCTTCAGCTCTAAGTTTTATGCTGAAGAATCTTAGTAAACCAGTGATTTTAACAGGCTCTCAATTGCCAATTGGAGATTTGCGAACCGATGCAAAAGAAAATCTTCTTACTAGTCTTTATTATGCAAGCCTCTATGAAAATGATGAAGCAGTTATCAAAGAAGTTGCTGTTTACTTCGAATACAAACTTCTTCGTGGAAACAGAAGCTTGAAATATTCAGCTGAGTTTTTCGACGCTTATCAAAGTCCGAATTATCCCATTCTTGGGCAATCCGGAGTTCATCTTAATATTGAAAAAGATTTGCTTTGGAAACCTAAAGGCGAATTCGAATTGGATACTTATCTCAACGAAAATGTTCTTTTCTACAGAATCTTCCCAGGAATGAACTTCGAATCTCTATTGGAATTCAAAACGCCAGAAGCGATTGTTTTGCAGGTTTTCGGTTCGGGAACGATTTTTAATAATGAAAAAACTCAGAATGTCCTTCAGGAATTGAGAAGTCGTGGAATAGAAATAGTTGTGATAAGTCAGTGTGTGTCAGGCGGAATTAGTTTTGGGAAATATAGCAATAGTAATATTTTCATAACTATCGGCGCCATAAGCGGAAAAGATATGACAGCGGAAGCTGCGATTACCAAAGTAATGCATATACTCAACAATCCTAAATATGATAAGTCATTCTCCGAATTATTCTGTGAAAATATTTCGGGAGAAGTGACAGAAGATTTTTAA
- a CDS encoding type II toxin-antitoxin system RelE/ParE family toxin: MAKYFFTNKAVEDLSNIYEYTYQSWSENQADKYYKELISFCQLLSENPNIGKNYSEIASDIFGFLANRHIIFYRILDINEIEITRIIGGNMDLKSRIKD, from the coding sequence ATGGCTAAATATTTCTTCACAAACAAAGCTGTAGAAGACCTTTCAAATATTTATGAATATACTTATCAATCTTGGTCAGAAAATCAAGCTGATAAATATTACAAGGAACTAATTAGCTTCTGTCAATTGCTTTCAGAAAATCCAAACATTGGTAAAAATTACAGCGAGATTGCTTCTGACATTTTTGGATTTCTTGCCAATCGACATATTATCTTTTATAGAATTCTAGACATCAATGAAATAGAAATCACCAGAATTATTGGTGGTAATATGGATTTAAAATCAAGAATAAAAGATTAA
- a CDS encoding type II toxin-antitoxin system ParD family antitoxin: MGRNTSVSLGNHFEEFVDDKISQGRFKNASEVIRAGLRLLEEEENKLQFLKNAIKEGVESGVAKNFEPENHLASLKAKMKNG; this comes from the coding sequence ATGGGGCGAAATACATCTGTTTCCTTAGGAAATCATTTTGAAGAGTTTGTGGATGATAAAATTTCACAAGGCAGATTCAAGAATGCAAGTGAAGTGATTCGTGCTGGATTGAGACTTTTGGAAGAAGAGGAAAATAAATTACAATTCCTTAAAAATGCAATCAAAGAAGGAGTAGAAAGCGGAGTAGCAAAAAATTTTGAACCGGAAAATCATCTTGCATCTTTAAAAGCCAAAATGAAAAATGGCTAA
- a CDS encoding APC family permease yields the protein MEKKLKLWDAVMIVMGSMIGSGIFIVSADIMRNLGSGYWLIVVWLITAVMTVAAAISYGELSAMFPKAGGQYTYITEIFGKPMGFLYGWGMFTVIQTGTIAAVAVAFGKFTAYLVPSLNDAPPIFQSGDFKITWIQILAIFVILFLTFVNTKGVQFGKILQNVFTSSKIIALLALIILGFILINQSNWSSNMSFGWDAFQNLKHTEWKSISGATLVGGIAAAMVGSVFSSVAWENVTFISGEIENPKKNVVKAMILGTSAVMILYLLVNFVYLNALDRDSIAFAANDRVAVAAAEKMFGNAGTIIIAVLVMISTFGCVNGIVLAGARVFQTMAKDGLFLKSAVENNKNGVPAKSLWMQGIWASLLCLSGQYGDLLDMISFVIVLFYMITVFGVIYLRIKKPELERGYKTFLYPFTPILYLLIGTRFCILLFIYKPQYTWPGLGLILIGLPVYFFINKKIVNLDDTRDED from the coding sequence ATGGAAAAGAAACTCAAACTTTGGGACGCAGTAATGATCGTGATGGGCTCGATGATAGGAAGCGGAATTTTTATTGTAAGTGCAGACATTATGCGAAATCTCGGTTCCGGTTATTGGCTGATTGTCGTTTGGTTAATTACGGCTGTAATGACCGTTGCAGCAGCAATTAGTTATGGTGAACTCTCGGCGATGTTTCCAAAAGCAGGTGGACAATACACTTACATCACAGAGATTTTTGGTAAACCAATGGGATTTCTCTACGGTTGGGGAATGTTTACTGTGATTCAAACGGGAACGATTGCCGCGGTTGCTGTCGCTTTTGGAAAATTTACAGCTTATCTTGTTCCAAGTTTGAATGATGCTCCTCCGATTTTTCAAAGTGGCGATTTTAAAATCACGTGGATTCAGATTCTGGCGATTTTTGTGATTCTGTTTCTGACTTTTGTGAATACGAAAGGTGTTCAGTTTGGTAAGATTTTGCAAAATGTTTTTACTTCGTCCAAAATCATTGCATTATTAGCTTTGATTATTTTAGGCTTTATCTTGATTAATCAGTCCAACTGGAGTTCAAACATGAGCTTCGGCTGGGACGCGTTTCAAAATCTGAAACATACCGAATGGAAAAGCATTTCTGGTGCTACTCTTGTTGGCGGAATCGCTGCCGCAATGGTAGGTTCTGTATTCAGTTCTGTAGCTTGGGAAAATGTTACTTTCATTTCCGGAGAAATCGAAAATCCGAAAAAGAATGTTGTAAAAGCAATGATTCTGGGAACTTCCGCTGTAATGATTCTTTATCTTTTAGTGAATTTTGTTTACCTCAATGCACTCGACAGAGATTCTATTGCGTTTGCTGCAAATGACAGAGTTGCTGTTGCTGCTGCTGAAAAAATGTTCGGAAATGCAGGAACCATTATCATTGCAGTTCTTGTGATGATTTCGACTTTCGGTTGTGTGAACGGAATTGTTCTCGCCGGCGCAAGAGTTTTCCAGACAATGGCAAAAGACGGATTGTTCTTGAAATCAGCCGTAGAAAATAACAAAAATGGTGTTCCTGCAAAATCACTTTGGATGCAGGGGATTTGGGCAAGTTTGCTTTGTTTGAGTGGACAATATGGCGACTTGCTGGATATGATTTCATTTGTGATTGTTTTGTTTTATATGATTACCGTTTTTGGGGTCATCTATCTGAGAATCAAAAAACCTGAGCTGGAAAGAGGTTACAAAACATTTCTTTATCCTTTCACACCTATTCTTTATCTTTTGATTGGAACCAGATTTTGTATTCTGCTATTCATTTATAAGCCACAATATACTTGGCCTGGATTGGGATTGATTTTGATTGGGTTGCCTGTTTATTTTTTTATTAATAAGAAAATTGTTAATCTTGACGACACTCGGGATGAAGATTAA
- the pheA gene encoding prephenate dehydratase — protein MKIAFLGPEASFTQLTATQLFPNEELIPKANILDCFLAVQNNEVDKAVVPLENSIEGTVSMTLDYLYQTPEIKIEAEAVMPIAHHLMIHPIQENDTVIEKIYSHPQALAQSFHFLNQKYPEVTKQDFTSTAAAAKRVSENPDRKIAAVANKFAAELYGLKIINDNIHDVEENYTRFIVISKTENTYQNEMQSIGKKTAMLITLPQDHAGGLHQVLSVFAWRNMNLSKIESRTLKTKLGNYFFFVTVVGDWNNVLYINSIDELRAIGADVKFLGNYKEFLLES, from the coding sequence ATGAAAATAGCATTCTTAGGACCCGAAGCATCTTTTACGCAGTTGACCGCGACTCAATTATTCCCCAACGAAGAATTGATTCCGAAAGCTAATATTTTGGATTGCTTTCTGGCGGTTCAGAATAATGAAGTGGATAAAGCGGTTGTTCCGTTGGAGAACTCGATAGAAGGAACGGTTTCTATGACTTTGGATTATCTTTATCAGACGCCGGAAATCAAGATTGAAGCGGAAGCTGTAATGCCAATTGCACATCATCTGATGATTCATCCAATTCAAGAAAATGATACTGTAATTGAGAAAATTTATTCTCATCCGCAGGCTCTCGCGCAAAGTTTTCATTTTTTAAATCAGAAGTATCCCGAAGTTACAAAACAAGATTTTACTTCTACGGCTGCGGCTGCAAAACGGGTTTCTGAAAATCCTGACCGGAAAATTGCGGCTGTTGCCAACAAATTTGCGGCGGAATTATACGGTCTGAAAATCATTAATGATAACATTCACGATGTTGAAGAGAATTATACGAGATTTATAGTCATTTCCAAAACCGAGAATACTTATCAGAATGAAATGCAAAGTATCGGAAAAAAAACAGCAATGCTCATCACTCTACCTCAAGACCACGCTGGAGGACTTCATCAGGTTTTATCGGTTTTTGCGTGGCGAAATATGAACCTTAGCAAAATCGAATCCCGAACTTTGAAAACCAAACTTGGCAACTATTTCTTTTTTGTAACTGTTGTCGGAGATTGGAACAATGTTCTTTACATTAATTCAATTGATGAATTGAGAGCGATTGGCGCAGATGTTAAGTTTTTGGGAAATTATAAGGAGTTTTTGTTGGAATCTTAA
- a CDS encoding porin family protein, translated as MKKLILAFAVFFCVQFSFAQKSDVNPIYIVDNVIVSNVLLHSFNPEEIQSVQVYKSPSSQIEQYDDLVKNGLINIVMKKPQTIEKVTIAEAKTKLNLTSESRFFLNDIEVHNQSILIAEDLLKKARILQPDKKFNNYKVPAISIETN; from the coding sequence ATGAAAAAGCTAATTCTGGCTTTCGCAGTTTTCTTTTGTGTTCAATTTTCTTTTGCCCAGAAATCTGACGTTAATCCAATTTATATTGTTGATAATGTGATTGTTTCTAATGTGTTGCTTCACAGTTTCAATCCAGAAGAAATTCAAAGTGTTCAAGTTTACAAATCGCCGTCTTCGCAAATCGAACAATATGATGACCTCGTGAAAAATGGTTTAATTAATATTGTAATGAAAAAGCCTCAAACTATCGAAAAAGTAACCATTGCTGAAGCTAAAACAAAATTGAATCTTACATCAGAATCAAGGTTTTTTCTAAATGATATCGAAGTTCACAACCAATCGATTCTAATTGCAGAAGACCTTCTGAAAAAAGCCAGAATTCTACAGCCTGACAAGAAATTTAATAATTATAAAGTTCCTGCCATCAGCATAGAAACGAATTAA
- a CDS encoding GNAT family N-acetyltransferase, which yields MTFRDATLDDLPKIVEIYNSTVASRLVTADLEPVSVESKLDWFHQHNSEFRPLWMVLDSEKNTVGWVSFQDFYGRPAYQKTAEISLYIDEKYRGKGLGRLILEYAIEKSHALGIENLLAFIFAHNLPSLTLFEKFGFELWANLKNIAELDGEKRSLIILGKNIKE from the coding sequence ATGACTTTTCGTGATGCAACTTTAGATGACCTTCCTAAGATTGTGGAAATTTACAATTCTACGGTTGCATCGCGATTGGTTACTGCTGATTTGGAACCTGTTTCTGTCGAGAGCAAACTCGATTGGTTTCATCAGCATAACTCCGAATTTCGTCCGCTTTGGATGGTTTTGGATTCGGAGAAAAATACCGTTGGCTGGGTAAGTTTTCAGGATTTCTATGGAAGACCTGCTTATCAGAAAACGGCTGAAATCAGTCTTTATATTGATGAAAAATATCGAGGAAAAGGTTTGGGCAGATTGATTCTGGAATATGCCATCGAAAAATCTCACGCCCTTGGAATCGAAAATCTTCTCGCATTTATCTTTGCGCATAATCTTCCGAGTTTGACTTTGTTTGAGAAATTCGGTTTTGAATTATGGGCCAATCTCAAAAATATTGCAGAATTGGATGGCGAAAAACGAAGCCTGATTATCCTCGGAAAAAATATTAAAGAATAA
- a CDS encoding cystathionine gamma-synthase, producing MKFNTKVIHGGQHHEPATGAVNVPVFLTSTFAQKSPGQLLSGYEYSRGANPTRQALEDSLASIENGARGLAFGSGLAAIDCVLKLLSPGDEVIAVDDLYGGSYRMFTRLFEKYQLKFTFIGFDNVEELESVITDKTKLIWLETPTNPLMKLVDIKMVADTVKGKDILVAVDNTFATPYIQKPLDLGADIVMHSATKYLGGHSDVIAGALIAKDAELGEKLHFIQFASGGILGPHDSYLVLRGIKTLALRMQRHSDNGFEVAKYLENHSLVEKIYYPRLSSHPQYDLATRQMTEFGGMVSFTFKSGKKEDAIKFLENIKVFTLAESLGGVESLANLPAMMTHASIPEDKRAVLGITDDLVRLSVGIEDAEDLIADLEQAFNTIN from the coding sequence ATGAAATTCAATACAAAAGTGATACACGGTGGACAACACCACGAACCAGCAACTGGAGCGGTAAACGTTCCTGTATTTTTAACATCCACATTTGCTCAAAAAAGTCCGGGACAATTACTTTCCGGTTACGAATATTCCAGAGGTGCAAATCCTACAAGACAAGCCTTAGAAGATTCTTTAGCAAGCATAGAAAACGGAGCTCGAGGTTTAGCTTTCGGTTCTGGTTTGGCAGCGATTGATTGTGTTTTGAAATTGCTAAGTCCGGGTGACGAAGTGATTGCTGTAGATGACCTTTATGGAGGTTCTTACAGAATGTTCACCAGATTATTCGAGAAATATCAGTTGAAATTCACATTCATCGGTTTTGATAATGTTGAGGAATTAGAAAGTGTTATTACTGATAAGACTAAATTAATCTGGCTTGAAACACCAACCAATCCATTGATGAAATTGGTGGATATCAAAATGGTTGCTGATACTGTAAAAGGTAAAGATATTTTGGTAGCAGTTGATAATACATTTGCAACACCTTATATTCAGAAGCCTTTGGATTTGGGAGCGGATATTGTAATGCATTCTGCAACTAAATATTTAGGCGGACATTCTGATGTGATTGCCGGCGCTTTGATTGCAAAAGATGCGGAATTAGGAGAGAAATTACATTTCATTCAGTTTGCGAGCGGTGGAATTTTAGGTCCTCACGATTCTTATTTGGTTTTGAGAGGAATCAAAACTTTGGCGCTTAGAATGCAACGACATTCTGATAACGGTTTTGAAGTGGCGAAATATCTTGAAAATCATTCTTTGGTAGAAAAAATTTATTATCCTAGATTGTCGTCTCATCCGCAATATGATTTGGCAACACGTCAAATGACTGAATTTGGCGGAATGGTTTCTTTCACTTTCAAGTCTGGAAAAAAAGAAGATGCGATTAAATTCTTAGAAAATATCAAAGTTTTCACTCTGGCAGAATCTTTGGGCGGAGTAGAATCGTTGGCGAATCTTCCTGCGATGATGACACACGCTTCAATTCCTGAAGATAAAAGAGCTGTTCTTGGAATCACGGATGACTTGGTAAGATTAAGTGTCGGAATCGAAGATGCAGAAGATTTGATTGCTGATTTGGAACAAGCATTCAACACAATTAATTAA
- a CDS encoding endonuclease/exonuclease/phosphatase family protein → MEHWTSYLYWIISVLAILSVLMPAIKNTYWTFRVFDYPRFQKFIILLVLILVWFFTFENPTIYDQVLLFSEIILSFYLFYIILPYTKFGKTMIDKIQPHESEKPLDILVCNVYQYNNNYQKLIDLIKENNPSVLFFLETDEEWKNALKSATDNYPYKIEVPLPNTYGLLFYSQFPIKNQEINYLIDDDIPSIVADLEYNNDVVRLYGIHPTPPVPQENTESTERDAEILLVGKNAKNYGKASVVFGDLNDVAWSRTTKLFLKSSGMLDPRRGRGMYNTFHAKYWFLRWPLDHFFVSPHFRLVDMKRMKSVDSDHFPIWISLVVRNEDKEDQFNISQEEKEEVVEKIEEGIEKGDAN, encoded by the coding sequence ATGGAACATTGGACGTCTTATTTGTATTGGATCATTTCGGTTTTGGCGATTTTATCGGTTCTGATGCCTGCGATTAAAAATACATATTGGACTTTCCGAGTTTTCGATTATCCACGTTTTCAGAAGTTTATTATTCTTTTGGTTCTTATTTTAGTCTGGTTTTTTACTTTTGAAAATCCAACGATTTATGATCAGGTTCTTCTTTTTTCGGAGATCATTTTGTCATTTTATTTATTTTATATCATTCTTCCTTACACAAAATTTGGAAAAACAATGATTGATAAAATTCAACCTCACGAAAGCGAAAAACCTTTGGATATTTTGGTTTGCAATGTTTATCAGTACAATAATAATTATCAGAAATTAATTGATTTAATTAAGGAAAATAATCCGTCAGTTTTGTTTTTCTTGGAGACTGATGAAGAATGGAAAAACGCTCTGAAATCGGCTACAGACAATTATCCATATAAGATTGAAGTGCCTTTGCCAAACACTTACGGACTTTTGTTTTACAGTCAGTTTCCGATTAAAAATCAGGAAATCAATTATTTGATTGATGACGATATTCCGTCGATTGTAGCAGATTTGGAATATAATAATGATGTCGTTCGTTTATACGGAATTCATCCAACACCACCCGTTCCGCAGGAAAATACGGAAAGTACAGAACGCGACGCGGAGATCCTTTTGGTTGGTAAAAATGCTAAGAATTATGGCAAAGCTTCTGTAGTTTTTGGAGATTTGAATGATGTCGCTTGGTCCAGAACCACTAAGTTATTTCTAAAATCCAGCGGAATGCTCGATCCGCGACGTGGACGAGGAATGTACAATACGTTTCACGCCAAATATTGGTTTCTGCGCTGGCCTTTGGATCATTTTTTCGTAAGTCCACATTTCCGATTGGTCGATATGAAAAGAATGAAATCTGTTGATTCTGATCATTTTCCGATTTGGATTTCGTTGGTTGTAAGAAATGAAGATAAAGAAGACCAATTCAACATTTCACAAGAAGAAAAAGAAGAAGTGGTTGAAAAAATAGAAGAAGGTATTGAGAAAGGTGATGCCAATTAA